A window of Phragmites australis chromosome 15, lpPhrAust1.1, whole genome shotgun sequence genomic DNA:
gagcaacagcaagagcaACTACGCCTGAAGCAGTAGAAAGAAGAGCGCGTGAGGAAGGAAACGCaggaccataccgcggctcaggctcgggagactgagagggcaaggaagcgggagatggcccgtcgcgctaaggcggcaggtcccgatgccctgcgaaagggaaaatatcctaggtgcactcagtagagagtatctaatgtaacccgacatgtttctactccctaaggcatgttatgattaggagcgacGCACTAATAAGTATGTCTTTGTACGAACCATACATGCCACATTTTTTTCTCGTCATGTCGTCGTGGTTATAGTCTCATGTAATATTTTccaccatatgtttaatcttatgtttgtcgctGTTTGCAACCTCATTCTCgtgtaatatgctgcgagtgcttcacatatacaatttattcacaaatattgattttttatcctccGAATAATACGTAAACTACTCCAAATTCTTGATTTCCCAATATAGCGATTTTAGTACTCTTCaaccattttaattccaaattttgtaaaatacctatttcaaatattgagcaacaTTATACAGTACATTTTgcaacttttaaaaaataaaatatcataaccGCCCCCTAGGAGGACGGCAATGCTACTAACCGCCCTCCCACTGGGCGGCAAGGCTTCCTAACAGCCCTCTCAGGAGCTGCAGGCGCCTATTTTTACAATTATTGcaacgagaaatctatttatttaattttttaataaaaaaatataaaaaaaacttgacctTTCTCTATCTAGGCCTGGCTTTTCTAAACCAGCCTTCTCTGGGCTTGGGCCGACATGACTTTCTCTTGGTTAAATTTTGTTCATtgctctgattttttttttccctaagAGTGATCAATGTGAAGTATAAAGTTACGTGCTATGCGCTGAGTTATAGCTGATAGGTAAAATATtaagaaaatatgtatttttacaCTTCTTTACAACATAATTTATCATTGCACTTTAATTTGAACTTGAAAGAAGTTATAAATGATTGAAACCATTGACCTCATACTTTTAATtgtctttttttatatatatgtttggcTAGTTGGAAAGTAAGgccttatgcatataattttttatatatatcttTTTTCATTTAAGCAATCAATCAGTTTTTTATGTAGAATAAGCATATAGTGTTTCAATTTTTTCTGAGATTGAAGTAGTTGGGATCAGGAGACAATGTCTtacaaataaattatatttGTCGTTTTGATTTCTCATAATTATATTTGTGGTTTTGATATGTATAATACACTCATGTGGGTAGCCTTGTGTGGATTGACGTGAATCAAATTTGCGAGAAATTTGCTAAGAATTGGTTGTTAGTTttgttcatgtgcaggtgtgTCCTGAGGGTAGACATAGTCGGTCACAGGATCGTGACTAGTTTCAGAGAGAAACTAAGGTCAAGAGAGTTAAAAGGTCACGCAGAATGTTCGAACTAGGGATATGTGAAGAGGATCATATTACGAGACGTGCATGGAATATATAATAACTATGGTGTGATAAAAATAGATTGCATTATGAGATGTACACGTGAGGTGTACAGTATATGGTGTGGCGAGGCGTCATTGGCGGCGTATGGaatgaaagttttttttattccgTGGAGCATGAGTGTATGTATGCAATGgactaaaaagaaaagaaaacaaaagaaactgTACTATGCCCTGTATTGTGCAGGTGGGGCGCTGGTGCTAGCATGGCAACCCAACTCAGGTGGCCCTGGTGGGGTGAGGGTGCGCGCAGGAGACGCGCGGCCTGGCGCGATGCCGGCCTAGCGGCGtgcagcccaggcacggcacacGCAACAGACTCCGTGGCCGAGTGGGCCGTGGCCCAGCTTGGGAGGCGGCACGCGCGACTCGGCCCAGACGAAGAGCAGGGTGTCAGCCCAGTCACGGTCAGGCTGAGTTGAAGGCCCAGAGCCTGTCAGATGGGTTGGCGGACGTGTGTTGGTCGACGTGGTCATGTAGGATCTGTAGCGACTGGAAATAAAAAGGATCTGTTGTCGGGCGTGGAACAGGGCCCGAGACCCGATAGATTTGATAGgattatattagaaaaaatttTGGGTTTCGAGAGGGAAAATTTTAGTGATAATTtaagaggcatcttgtaaattCATACATACAACCCGTGCTTTTCGTATTTTATCGTTTCATGTTAATTTTTCGGTGGATCTTTTGGTTGTCACAATTTATCTTGGTTTGATCCATACAAAATCATCATAGAGCATCAAGGTAAAGTTCTGAACAGTTTGGTTGGtgagtttttttaattcttGCATAATTGCAATATTAGgatttaatatatatttttgtcaCCATTTGTTATAGTCTATTTGCAAAATTCATAGATCCGATTGACTTTATTATCATTGGAATAGGTTTGTATGGTTGTCTAATTTCTTAAGTAAAAATTTGAGGCCAATCGGATAGCGGATCTTTCTGTACATTATTTTTAGTGACGTGATAGCAATCTGTCCCGAACTGATTTCGAGATTAAATTGAATACTATTTTGTTAGGAtgaattaaaattaaatttaactTCCGCAATCATTCAATCCCCTATAATTGTATATTTTGCGCATAATCGATCATATACTTGTATACTAATATTGTCGAAAAAATACAGTTGCACATGCAGAGAATACCCGCACATGCAAATTATAGATGCATGCTCCTTGGCTAAAACCTTTACTTGGCCctatcaatatattttataGATTAGGGGCCTTTCGTGTTTGGACCATTCTGATGTGATGAGCGGGACTTCAACCTTCATCTTCCATACATATGTCGTTCATCTGCTAGGACTTTATCATTAGAGCTTTGTAAGAGGTTGTTTGGCTGATTTGTGAGTGCCTCTACACGTGGAATTTTTGATGGTCTATTTTTTCTTGTGGGATTGTGTTTCAAGTCATGATTGTTGCACGAAGCCATATACATTTACCTATATTATCTTGCATTTAACTACTTGAGCCAAAAAGAAGCTTTTGTTACCCCATGTTCATCTTTTCCGAAGTGGCAAAGACCAAAGATCTCCTTCTTTATGTTTTCCTTTTGTACGGTCAGCGCATGCTCTAACTTGGTTTGGTTGAGAAAGACTTGAGTTGACTGCACTCTACTGCATGCATGTCCAATTGGCTGTAGCAGTGTAACCCTACGCAATAATTCACTCTAGATTCCGCAGAGATATCATCTAGAACGATTAAAAATTGTCCAAGTGTCTGATTACGTCTCTTACTGCATACGTACACCGATTACGTCACCCTAGATTCTACaccattcccccttttttttgGCTTCTTTTTCTGTACTCCTAGCCGCCAGAATCGAAATATATTCCGCGTTTAACCTACGGTCACTAATCCGTTTCAGTTTCCTCACGAAGATTTTTGTGTGTGTATTTGTGTGTGAATTACGTGTGTTGAACAAAAGGACGTTCAGCTTTGGCCATGGTAAAGGTGCTGAGGTGGTCGACGTGCATCTTTGTATAAAGAGAAAGGGAAGTTCACAAAGCTGGCATTGCATCTGTGAACAGGATCCTTCTGCATCATGGTCCGAAAGCTACCGATCGATCAACAATGGAGATGCCCATGACGACCCTGCACACATAGCGTTATCACTTATCATCAACAAATAAATGGTTGCAATGAGCACTTCCATCATTAAGACTGTAAAGATAGTAGTCGACGACCTGTATACTGCAGTACAATGAATTTTAACATGTTTAGGTCAGAAGAAGCTGGTAAAAACAAAGTCTCGAACTCGAACAGAACCTCTTCAGACACAAATCAGTTCTTCGCGACGGCGCACGTGATGATTTATCGAAAAATAAATCGAGACCAAGAGATCAGAGAAGCTTCTCCCATGAATAGCTTTTCCATAAAGTTCAACTTGCACAGACACTAATTATCCAACAATTCGCCGTGCTGCTTATTCTAGTGGCAGTTTGCTTCGTCTGTGGCCACCGCACTACTCTTCTTTCTGCTAGCAAACCACTGAACCAATTAAGATTCAGCCTGTTCTTCCTTAAGAGCATGTACAATGGTGTGTTTAAAGAAGATGCTTATGGAAAAATTGTTTTTTCTCAACTGCACTGGCATATGTGTTTAGACGGAGGATAAGATGTTTACTTAAGCACCGGTGTTTGCATTAAAAGTTATGTAGGTGCCTAACATTCTTTTTCTTTAGCACCTAATATTGTTCATGCCTTTATTCTTGTCGTCCCAAAGCCTATATATCTTGTAATGGCGACCTGAACCTTTCACAAAAAAGAAAGGACAAAAAACTGATCTCTTTTTCTAAACTTTGCTCATAAACTACTCGATCACTACCTGGAATCGTTGTTATCCAGCATGCATGAACATGCAGAGAACTTTCAGTTTCATCTTTCATGTCGATCATTTTAGGTGAGTCTTGGCAGTTCACACAAACTAGGTAGCTACCCGTCGCGTATATATAGATAGGAGCTCTGGGCCAGACACAACAGTGCTGATACACCATCAATAATCATCTCGCCACCATGAGCAACGGCAAGGTGTACGCCACGGTGGTGCTCATCAGGCTGATCTATGCCGGCATGCACATACTCACCAAGGCGGCCTTCAACGAGGGCACCAGCACCACGGTCTTCGTCTTCTACAGGcacgccgtcgccgccatcTTCTTGTTGCCCTTCGCGTTCTTCCTTGAGATCAGGTAGCCATTATATGGTTGTTTCACTCTCCATTGATGTGTGCCTTCTGCAAGCCATCATGAAAGATGGAGCTGTTCATCTGGAGTCCTATATTTTGCAGGAAGCGATCGGCACCACCCCTGACGTTCAAACTCTCTGCCAAGATCTTTGTCCACGCCTTCTATGGGTATGCTAGTGCTTTGACTGAAGAATGTGTTGCTCTTCTGAAGCATAACTGCAATATTTCTGATCGTATCGCTGAAATACTAAGCGGTTTGTGTTCTTTGGTCAGTATGGCTGGAACGATAAACTTGTACAGCATGGGTCTGAATTATGCTTCGGCAACCTCTTCATCGGCTATCTTCAACATCGTACCGGTGGTCGCATTCATCTTGGCTGTCATGTTCAGGTCAGAGACATGAACCAAAAACGACAGATTATTTTCTTCTGTAATATTTCGCTTCAGTGACAAGTATGTCACTACTCTGAACGTTCTTCCATTGCCCGGTCGACAGGATGGAGACCCTGAACCTGAGGAGCGTCCATGGCATGGCCAAGGCCTCGGGGATACTCCTCTGCGTCGGAGGCGTCATCGTGCTGGCGCTGTACCAGGGCCCCGACCTCAAGTCCTTGAACCACCACCAGCTCCTCAGCCACCACACGAGCGCCGCCGCGGCGCACGCGCATTCCAAGAAGGACTGGGCACTGGGGATATTTCTGATGACAACATCGGTCGTGATCTGGTCTCTCTGGACGGTGCAGCAGGTAATCAGAATCTGACCTCCAGTTTATGTTCAAGCGCCTGAATTTTGTGGTACGGTAATGATGTTGCGTTGCTCCAATCAGGGGCCTTTGTTGCTGGAGTACCCTTCCAAGCTCCTGAACACGACGCTGCAGTGCGTCTTCGCGAGCGTGCAGTCGTTTGTCATCGCCCTAGTCATGGAGAGGGACTTCTCGCGGTggaagctcgccggcggcgtCAGCCTCGCCTCTGTGCTCTTCACGGCAAGCACTCGCCCGGTTGACAAACACTGATCAGATGAGGTTTCTCGGCATGTCAGTGCTTACGATGCGTGCTTGTTCCAGGGCATCGTCGTGGCCGCGATCTCGTACTACCTGCAGATCTGGGTGATCGAGATGAAAGGGCCCGTGTTCCTGTCCATGTCGATGCCGCTGAGCCTCATCTTCACCATGGCCATCGCCTCGCTCTTGCTGGGAGAGGACGTCAGCCTCGGAAGGTACCACCACTACGTCACATCGCATCCATCACATCACCACCCACATCGATCACAAGAATCAAAAGAAATCCGTCCTCTCGTGCCTCTCCTTTTGACTTGTGCACGGCGCGGCGCCCCTCGCAAGTGGCACCGTGCCGAGGTTGCAAGCAAGCAACGGGTGTAGGGGCGGGCAACGAGCTGAAGCGGCCCCCGAACAGATCGAGTTCTGTCCGGTCACTTcgctgtcttcttcttcttcttttttgcgagCCTAACCCAGCCTGCTGTCTCCTGCGCGTCTGTGGACGCAGCATTATCGGCAGCGCGctgctcgtcgccggcctctACAACGTGCTGTGGGGTAAGAGCATGGAGGTGGAGCAGGGGGCGGACGAGACGCGGAGCAGCGCCGACGACGGGCACGTGGAGAATGCGGCGGCGGTACGGCCGGAggcaggggaggaggagaagcgcggCGGGACGTGCGACGCGGCGGACAAAGCCTGACGCGTACGTGCGTGCGAACGATGCGATCTGGTGATTCTTGCCGTCGATCTTTGGAGACCGGTGGGTGTTCGTACGATGACTGCAGAAATGATGCGGGCAAGATCAGACACTGGTGTCCGATCATCTGAAAAACGATTCTTCGGCTGTTCATCACCACATGTATGTAGTATTAAGTATTGTTTGTGTATTGAGAATTTGAGGTGGACATCACATGAAGTTGTAAGTGATGACCGAATGAATctagtggttttttttttttaaagttcatATTACAACCATCAATCTGATTTTCAACCGTCAACTCTGAGACcattcacttttcaaccctcaATTATTTAAACAGTTCACTTGGCTCGAATTTAGAGTGGTTTCGGTTGACATGTTGGCATGGTCTAAggatgaaatatttttttaaaatttaaaaagttaGTAAATGACTTAAAAAATTCAAGGAAAAACACACCCACACTATAGAATATTTATAACCTAAGTATATTTTGTATGATTTAAATAAAGTATAATCGGCCTACAAAAAATAGTCTATAAACTAGATAAAACCCTTTTCCATGTGCTGATTAAAGTTTTCCTCCGGGCCAAATTGATTTAGGCTCTAGATACTCCAATGGccaactgatttttttttccaaaatcgTTGAAGTCATTTACTAATTTTCGAAATTGAGGCATGGcttttaaaatttgaaatgttGTAATGACTTCAAACAATTCTGGAAAAACAACAGTTGTTGCACATAGGAGTATTTAGAACTTTTCATAGTGTGAGTAAGAACTGTCCATGAATTTCGATTCATCtactaatttttaaattcaaaaaacatTTCAGCCTTGGGCCCAGTATGTGTTGGTAATAGTATTCAGAATTGGGCTAGAAATTAAAGATCTGGCCCAGCAAGGTGTCCAGGGCCGAGATGAAGTCGAGCACGAACAGCCCAACCAAATCAGCATCTCGAGTCGTTAGTGATCTCGACCAATTACGTGTCGACACTTGATTACCTACACGATACAAATTCGTGTCGTTTTCATGCATGGCAGGTCATGAGTGCCGGCCGTCAGCTGTATGTTTTGTGGAGACCATTTTTTGTTGGACATGCCAGAGTGAGAGCTGAGAATTCTTCCAAGCACAGCCGAGCAAGTCACGCCATGGGGGGACTTTCTTGTATGCTTTATCTCATGGCACCAAATCGTGGGGCCAAGCATCAAGCTTTACACAACATAATCTACTAGTACACAAAGCTAGATCATATTGATTGTCCGCCACTAGTAGTAGACACAATAACGTCGTGTGTTATTACGATATACCCAGAGGGTGCACAATAAACCGGTAGACATCCCGCGGTAATCTACGAAATTCCAGCATTCCAGACAGGGCGTGAAATACATAAATGCCTAAGATGTCATTTAGGGGTTATGTGAACTGCCTATCGGAACTCTGCAGGTGTTTAGCATATTATTTTAGTGAAATATGAAGTGGGTATAAACCATGAGTAAAATGTACCTACTGCGATTACTCTAAAAAAAACCCTACCTA
This region includes:
- the LOC133891884 gene encoding WAT1-related protein At5g64700-like produces the protein MSNGKVYATVVLIRLIYAGMHILTKAAFNEGTSTTVFVFYRHAVAAIFLLPFAFFLEIRKRSAPPLTFKLSAKIFVHAFYGMAGTINLYSMGLNYASATSSSAIFNIVPVVAFILAVMFRMETLNLRSVHGMAKASGILLCVGGVIVLALYQGPDLKSLNHHQLLSHHTSAAAAHAHSKKDWALGIFLMTTSVVIWSLWTVQQGPLLLEYPSKLLNTTLQCVFASVQSFVIALVMERDFSRWKLAGGVSLASVLFTGIVVAAISYYLQIWVIEMKGPVFLSMSMPLSLIFTMAIASLLLGEDVSLGSIIGSALLVAGLYNVLWGKSMEVEQGADETRSSADDGHVENAAAVRPEAGEEEKRGGTCDAADKA